Within the Tessaracoccus flavescens genome, the region GCTGCCGACCAGATCCTCCAGCGAGAAGTTGCGCCTCGCGGGGACACGCAGCGACAGGCAGGTTCCCGGCTCTGAAACCGGCGCGAGCACCGCATGCAGCCGCACGCCGCTCGGGAGCCGTCCGTCGACGAAGGGCGAGGCGTCGTCGAGTCGTCTGCCCGCGGCAGCGGCAAGCCGGATCGCGAGCCTGCGGACCTGCTCGTCGTCGACGAAGCACAGCTCGGCACGCTCCAGCCCGGCACCGCGGTCGACGAACACCTCTGAGGCCCCGTTGACCACCACATCGGAGACGTCGGGCAGGTTGAGCAGCTCGTCGAGCGGCCCGGCTCCGATGCTGTTGCGCCTCAACTCGTCGAGGGTCTCGCGGACGAGGCAGTCGGTGACCACCCGTCCCTGGGCCCGGAGTGCTGCCGCGACATCGGTGGGCGTGAACGCCCGGCCGAGCTTGGCGAGGCTGGTGCGCAGCTCGTCGAAGCCCTCACGCATCTCGCACCCATCCCAGAATCCGGGAGACCTGCTTCGCATATCTGCGGGAGGCCCCCGCGAGCGGCGTCATGCCCAGCTCCGCCAGCCGTGGCAACGCCTTGTGCGAGCCGACGACACCTGCGCACTCGGCACCGAGGGATCGGCACACCGCCGCCTCGGGAACCGTCCGTCCTGGGCCCGACCGGACGACGATCCCCGCCTGAGCCCGCCCGAGGTCGAGCATCTGGGCTGCCGCGACCGAACGCACGTCCGCACCCACCACGACCAGCACCCGCTCGGCCTCGGGCGGCGCCGGCCCGCGGCCGGCGTCGATCACCATCACATCGCTGGAGCGGCCCAACCCACCGAGCACTGCCTCGACGGCCTCACCCCCCGGCGCCTCGGCCTGCCTCGAGCGGGAGAGCACCGCGGCCCCATCCACCTGTGGCAGCCCGCCGAAGACGTCACCCAGCTCGCCGCGCGCCTGGCCAAGATCCGACCAGCGGAGGCCGCGTACCGTCTCTGCACCGACGAGCAGATCGAGCCCACCGCTCGCGGGCGCCAGATCGACGGCGACGGCCCGCGCTCCGCCACGGGCGGCCAGCATCGCAAGCGAGACCACGAGCGTGCTCACGCCGAGCCCGCCCGAGGCCCCGACGACCGCGACGGTGCGGGCGGCGCGCACCGACCGCACGGCCCCGGCCAGGACGGAGCCGAGCCGGTCCGCCGCCTCCGGCAAGGGGATCACGGGGAGACCCAGCTCGGCCGAACATCTCGCGAGCTCGTCGACCGAGGCACCGACGAGGTGGGCCGCCCCACGCCCCGGCGACCCCGACCGTCGCGCCACCTCGACACCGATCAGCCGCACAGCGGCGCCAGCCCACTGCCCGGCGGCCTCCTCGGGCGCCCCCGCGACCCGCAGCTCGACGTCGAGCGCGGCGGCACTGACCTCCACGGCTTCGATGAGGAGAGGGTCGCGGCTGCACAGCAGCGCATATCCGGTCACGTCGTCCATGACTCCTTGTTCCGCAACCGCGCCCGGCCTTTCCCACCGACCCGCCGGGCTGTGCATAACCCTCGGGTCGCTACAGCAGGCCGGGCACTGTCGTGGTTAACCTAGAGGCCAGCAAACCCCTGCCGAGAGGACCCCATGAGCCGCGTCGCGATCCCGCTTGAGGCCGTCGACTGGCTTTCGGTCTGGCGTGGGGTGCGCGGGCTGGTACTGGCCGGAGACACCGCCTGGCCGAAGCGGCTGCACCGCGCGGGCCACACCCTCTTCGCGCTCACCGACGAACCGGCGGTGGTGGACAAGCTCGGCCCGATCGACAGGATCACCCCGCTGCTCGCCCGGCCAGAGGCGATCCCGACCGACCCGTTCCAGTTCGAGGTCGTCTTCGTCCACCAGAGGCTGCACACCTGCGACCCGGACGAGGCACTGCCCCAGATCGCG harbors:
- the ssd gene encoding septum site-determining protein Ssd — protein: MDDVTGYALLCSRDPLLIEAVEVSAAALDVELRVAGAPEEAAGQWAGAAVRLIGVEVARRSGSPGRGAAHLVGASVDELARCSAELGLPVIPLPEAADRLGSVLAGAVRSVRAARTVAVVGASGGLGVSTLVVSLAMLAARGGARAVAVDLAPASGGLDLLVGAETVRGLRWSDLGQARGELGDVFGGLPQVDGAAVLSRSRQAEAPGGEAVEAVLGGLGRSSDVMVIDAGRGPAPPEAERVLVVVGADVRSVAAAQMLDLGRAQAGIVVRSGPGRTVPEAAVCRSLGAECAGVVGSHKALPRLAELGMTPLAGASRRYAKQVSRILGWVRDA